The Rhopalosiphum maidis isolate BTI-1 chromosome 4, ASM367621v3, whole genome shotgun sequence region acatataatttatgtaattcctaagaattaagaattaatatttaaattaaaattaaaaaattattttattttggttgtCTTAGCTTAGTAGCATCATCGACATAATCAAACCAGAAGTATGATATTTACATCACGATTATtaacacttaatattatatcttatgtttaatacaatacatttctaAGTCTAAGTCTATTGGTCATGTATTTTTCTGATTCTATCgagtattcaataaaatgtggACCATTCTGTAATAAGAGTAACTGCAGTAACATTActgttaaattaacattaatttctttatttgacAGGACACTGCAGGTAAATTGGTAGGAAACCAACAgaatgtaaaagaaaaaaggttCCCGAGgtgattaatttcaaattcgaGTATCCAAAATATGTGACCAAtgaacttatatttttcattattatcgaTAAATTTGCggatttatagtatattcatgaattatgtattatatatatatatatatatatatgtgtaaaaattattaacttgaaTTATAAGCTGATAAGAAAATTAACTGACTATAGATaagttataaagtaaataaaaataacttttaatttagctTTAACTTTCTATATGGTTAGCTGATTCCAGCCACCGTTTAAGTATTAGGTTAAAATGAGTATAATGGTTCGAaagcaataattatatctgacgatttaaataatatgtaatatgtatttattatatattatccaagtgcattacaataataatttaatattacgcaccgcggtaaaaattaatttttataaaaatatgtcctACGGCCCAGGTGAGTTTTGTACCACAAAATATGACGGAGGGTATAATTGTTCATGGACTTAATGCCAACTGTGTAGTAATGCTCtcctaaatttttttctgtatacgaatgtgtgtgtatagtatATCGAATTACACTTGGGGACATGCGCGTCCGagtgtgtaaaaataaaactaaataatatttaggtataatattgtcgTATAGGTAGGCAGTAAGTACCTCTAAACATATTGTACAGTAAAACAATGTGGGCTTAGATTGAGCATGATAATAAatcgaaatacatttttatgtctggtataaattaaaagataaaatcgTGTTTCACGtgacaaaaaaacatttgtggTGTACATTTCGGTCggaattgatttttttgtttatttctcCAACGGCGACAAAACCATAAAAACCGTACTGTGTTCAATGTAAACTTTTTACTGTTAGTGTAGAAATAATGGTTAATaggatttatttgtaaattactgttttgtaaatatattgcgTACAAACcactacataaaaattatctcgTGAAAATAATGCTTTCACCGTCACCTTCTCTATATTTAACGTTCTcagtttgatttttaattttaattatacataatatttaatggctATAGCACAGTGTGTTTCATTGTACGACGCATATGTTTTAACTAGTGACTACAAATATctcattataagtaatatttacaagCATTCgatttttactgaaaaatgTATCACTAACATAAAGCAGTGTGtttgtatacacattatttatcGAATCGTCGAATGAAGTTGTAAAGGTATAGGATTGTATAGAATGATTGATCGAGAACATCACTGAACCTGATGACGTTATTCGATATcagcaaattattataattgacacCATTATGTAATTACTGTAGACGACCATTAGCAAAACACACTGCATATACATCGCCGCATCTACGCGATGCACTGTATTGGGATACGAACATACGTCGCTCAATTGCCCCGATAAGTATACGAATTCGTACAGATCACACAATAGTTATTTTCCAGTCCCCCAGATTTGGTTTGTACAGGGTGAGCGGTGGTCGTGTGTATAGTTTTTCGAATATCACCGATGAAAACAACACATCGATACGATGAAAAgaaattaatagaatatatcaATGTCGGTAAACCCTATTCGCGTCAATTTTTGCATACGGCATTGATGAATCGAATCGAAATCAACACTAAACATTTCTCGACGCGCGTCACTGCACTTAAATTCGTACAGTAAACTCGTCCCCGAATCGTCGTTTGGTGCTGTGCGCACAAATTCGAAATGGAATACAATCGTTATGTGTATTTAACGTTGAAAAATTCGTGTTGTATACGTTTACGGGTTTGCGATTGTCGCGTCGATAGAGCCGCGCGAGTAAatcaaattgaattaaaaaaaaaaaaaactcgcaGAAAAGAAACCCAAAACTGTAATTCGGTTGGTCGCAACGGTCAGCGCGATATCGCCGCACTCGCCCCCGTCGCAGTGCCGCGTACCTCGTCCTCGTCACGCCGCTTTGACGTGCCACAACGATATCATCATCGTCACCATCGTCATTATCCGATGTAATAGCGATAACGCCGCGGCGGCGGTTTCGCGAGTGCACCGCGTTGCAGCACATGCACATCATCGCGCTCGCCGTGCACCGGCGACTCGCCGCAGTGGTCGACGGCCGCTATTGTGGTCGCCCGCGTACTTGCCCTAGGCCAAAAAATCTATAGTTATCCCAACCGCGGAGGACGacgcgcggcggcggcggcggcggcggcttcTTCGATGACCGCGACCGCTTGGGGCGCTAGCGCCGCCCGGCCTCGGTCCACGGTCGGGCGCGGGCGGCGCGCGTATGATCGACTGCGACGGCGGCGGCATTTTTAGCATCCATCGGCTGTAGAAACCGCACGGCCGTCGCCGCGTCGCCTGCGCCGTAAAGTCGCGAAacacttcttttttttttttttcccccgcacacacgcgcgcgcacacacacacagacacacacagacgtgcgtgcgcgcgcgcgcgaccGGCGTACACAATCCGTTGACCATCGGCTCCGGTGACGGGTAccgttgttattgtttttgatcGTTTCTGTCATCCCTCGCCGGTTTCTCGAGAGGGATCGGCGCATCCGCGTGTTCGATACCGCCAGGCGCGGACGACGACGCTGCCGCTGTGCCGCCGCGAGGAGGAAAGGACGACGAGGACGATCGCCGCCGGTGTAACGcgctaaacaaaaaaaaaaaaaacagccgCACCAGTCGAATCCTTCGCACGCCcgtgagtatattatacaccgtATATTTTATGCCCGTCTGTCGTGTCCACGAACGCCACTGATCACGATCCGTCACGCGCGCCCCTCAAAGTCGGTCTGACACGATCGGAATTCCATCGCACGCTGTTGCAGAGCGATTATGATGTCGTACACGTGCGTgtgcacacacacgcacacacacacgaaaGGATCGACTTACCTTATTTCGCGGTATTTCTCCCCTTCGACGCGTTTACCGGATCGTCGATACCAGGAACTGTTTACACGCGAAAATTCGTTTTCATTCGCCCCCGCATATTCACATGCGCTTCGATCGAACTACACTCGAGGGTGTCACGGGACATCTGCACTTCCGCTCTTGTCTTGTATCTCGTACGTGCAGCCATCCTCTGCTTTGCCCGACGGCTTACCTACCAGGTGACTTTACGCGGCGCGCGATTCTCGTACGAAAATCAATATCCGATGACCTTTTTCAAAACGCATTTGTCGCGTTCGAAACGATGTTTTATATTCcggaatattataatcgtatggcgtttaacagtataatattttaatatacgcgTCCGAGGAGGTCTCCTATTCGGGCTAACAGGTCGTTCGATCAGCCGTCGACGTCGTATCTTCTGACGCAGTTACCGCCCCGAAAAATgtcattttacataatattatattataacatacatgACGCATGAGTGTATTATGCATTGAGTTATAGGTACTCTTTTTAGACGTCTACACGTGGTTTACAGCGCGAcatcgttaaattattaatgcgcgtcgcataatatataacattatatcgtACGACATGACGCGCGGCAaatgatgtatattacatcaataggtataatattataaacacataacgatatattattaataatatgctgatgtttatagtgtaacgAGTAactgaagttttttttttgtgtttagaCGACCCATTCAGCGACGGGGTTGATCGCATATAATAAGAgtataatgcataaatattgATCCGCACGTGTTATGAGTATTACCTACGTATAGAATACCCCACCAGTAGATATTTTCATAAAgctatttacctatatacatatatatatatatatatatttatattattatttattgttatggtATACCGTAATATTtcggtgtatattatattttcaacgtGATCATATAGACTACGCAAAACAATCGCGAGTATTTACAAAAAgataacactataataatataataataaactcagTATTGGCCCATATTTAATAACACGCGAAATCGATTactttaactaattaattcagtgatattaatataaaatttattaactttatccATATTTAAAGTATGCGCATCGAGAATAAAGTTATATCGTGTGTTAAATGTTATTGCGTGTacctaaatatagtttttccaTAAcagagattattattattattataaacgagcatgatgtatattttttaaatttgatattgtaCACTTTGACTGTTTTGATTTTgtactcaatataatatgataaacaaaaacatatttttaataataattaatagtttatgttcgtaataatattgtgtgctattggtacaattattaatattatcgttatcatCGAAaggttataatcattaatcattgcctacctattaattatcattgcgccatataaatatcgataatcgtattacaaaaaatatataggttacAATTTAACCTAAAGAACGACGCATGATTATGTGTGTTTTAGACTGATACTTTTCCTGATTTTTAGTGTGggtaatgaatttaatttttgtcgttactaattttaattcgaTCCGTTGTTTATATTGTGCTTTTATAAAtcgattacttattataaacacattttaaacgtTTCACGTGtaacacaacatttttatttaatagattaatgAATTGTATCCTATCTATTTTTCGgctaatcaaatttataaaaatcgattaaatCACAGTCAGACAGCATGATGTAGGtgtgtagttttattttatggctCAACGTGttaaacacataatttattgttatttattgttaacataatagtataatactacgCCCAAACCTAGTTACGCATAATatgatactaaaaataacaaaagtatttaatatattattattaaatagttttactataatacaattcGTCATAGGTAACatatcatgtaaaatatcCACGTTAGTGGTTATTGTACGATATCTAGATTGATCAATACGCTTTTGctgaaattgtaataattaataacatgtgcatttataaatgtattttatttgctcgtaaaataaacaatatattgtcACGACTACTCTTCTAAACAACTATATAGTTATCAGTAGGTGCTTTTTATTCGATATGGGTTTTCAATGAGATAAATGGATAAAcgtcattatttattagtttattaaatattaacttactattacaaatattatataatatgtacctataaaaaaatatttaaaaatgggaattttaatgactaaatttaatattaaatagtattgacCATGATAAGCTGACTTAGcttttcaacaaataaaagCGATACGTTTTTTTTCCTGTGTAAGTACAACTGGtacaagaatattaaattatagtcaatataataaatgtatattgcattattccggtataatattataatgtaaattaatttaaattaaactaaatattattgtaatacttgaaatatcagtgataataatagtaggtcGAGTTATGTTCGTTTCCTCACGTTATAGTCACAACTGAACACAATTAATTTGACATATAtacgattacatttttttatttgaaataatcacgaaatataaataataatttaacagatTAAGCAAATCATCACAtcataataagaatatattgaaaattattcatataaatgaaACGATTAgtaatttcaaacaataagTATTGTTAGTAcctgtaaataatttactgtagCTAAATGGAATAAagcttacataatattatgtatttgatataagcattttatttGATGCATTGTTGTATGACAGTCTAGAAGTGATGAAtcagaaaaatataacatgtataaataattcacattAAATCATTCtatgacgaaaaaaaaataatctaattgaatgtgaaaataattattgttgaattaTTCGAAGGTCACCTCTTCCTAGAGTGatattaaacaattgaaaTTGTTCAATTAAACGTCCCTAACAGTCAATTAGTCTAAGCTATATGTGATTTAAGACTATTTCTAcaggtaaatataaatgtcatatacgcatatatctaaatagtgtagaatacatgtttatttatattaacgatgtactattaaaaattgtagttacttaaaatatgttaggataggttatagatttatatttaaaatacgactcataataaaaatatcgattgtatataatataatatagcaagatgacatataatatagtattattattatatatatatattaatttttaaagaccGTGGTTATTATtgaatcgtttttttatttattattataatatatttaaatatattgttgccTATTTAAAACGAAAAGGTATCCTACatgctaattttttttccaagtgtaatatttgttttcatatattaaaaataaaaatgaaattattagttaGATAACTATACGTTATTCTTTATACTCGTAGTTGTAATGTTGAATTTTgctctaataaaattatcaactgATTATAGTGaaaactataggtataatatacgttaaatatGCTTAAACGTAACCTTAAATAATGAGATTTTCATGTGATTaacgaatttttaattaatttaatgaaaataggaTTTATACAATTGGATGCatcttaataatgataaatacttttttgtaaacgtaccctttattttttttatacttgaaaatacatttaaattgagACGTAATGAGcaaaaaatagtttagttatttaaaataaaaggttttttttaattgttttaggaatattataatattgcaagagttgaattgtttaattcaaatttgttatttttatttttaaaaataacagtttcaAGTATACTTGGAACAGTGTCCCATGACgcaaaatatagataaattgaattaaaccACTAAACGTTCATGTCAATATGATGTTTTTCACAATTTGAACAAACGCCAAAAACAGTTTCAACAACTCGTTTTTGCGGGATTGTTAAAACAAAACGTAGGTGTGcgtatatttatgcatataatacataggtatatctaatttattatagtcgtgaaaatatttttacttatttgatCGATTTAGCAACAGATCAAATAAAGACAAAAGTATTGctatgatttttattgtgGCGAACTAGTgccctttattttattttactgttattttgGAGCGATAAAATTAATGCTTTttacagataatatattttaaatatacgaaaaaaacAGTGTACAAAAAAACAGAGTACCTACGCCGGTACgagttgaaataaatattaatcagcgagtgtatattattatagtaacaacCACTTTTGGATAAGCCAAGATTCATTCGGAATCGTTTTTTCAGCACAAAGATTGCTTTCAAATATCAAGTCACCCGACACAGTATCAGCACTTTTGAGTATGGGCTTAGCGTGTGCGACTATATCTTTGTCAAACcggtattataggtactataacgAATGGGATATTCATTACAACGGATTGATATATAGATGTCTAAAGTACCGAGGGTAGTATTATActcgtgtaatattatatgtcagGTCAAAACCGTCGACGTCTGTTAATGCGTTGTATGTTCTAaaagcaaataatataatataaatcgatCATCGTCTGCGGAGACGAGATATGAAATCTACGCGATGAACTGATGAATGTGATAGTAATTTaacgaattaatattatcactgtTGTACACAGCGCATACGCGCTATATACGTATGTGTAGGTAttcttggaaaaaaataattaaaacgattGACCTATTTCGTGAGACGCGTCTCGGATAGGACGTGTTATTATTCCgatattaaaaatggtttagTCCGCAATAAACGCAGAATATTTCGATAAGACggtttttcgtttattttttaattgcgaAAAACGTTCCCGGCGCAGTTCGTCTTACGGTTCGTCTCATCGTCTGCACTACAAATAATTGCAATACGGTTATATTGCAATATTCATCTTGCtctttattaatgtataatatttcgctatataatatatatattaactttatgTGAGAGAAAATCGTGTGCCATCGACGATTACAAAAGTGAATTCGATTTGACATAATTCACGTGACTATGAACAACATTTTTCAGCCGTCAATCGCAAGTGCGCAATGAGtgcttatatacgtatacgtacATACTATACCAGTAGAAATACTAATTGCAGCGTATTCTAAATTTCTAACATActcaatatataggtacttaaacgGTGGTCAACAATTTGATATCGGGCGCCTGCTCGTGACCGAATTGTTCGATTGCCAATTATTTGACCCACTATATACATTACGTCAGTTCCAAAAGCTTTTTTCCAATGACAATATTACCACAATCGATCGTGGATTGAACCAGAATTTCtcgtttttatacattgttttattttaaaaatatcattaatatccataaaaatgtatttttatattttttttctcaacacACTTGAACTTTAAAAGTCACTTCAACGATTTTGTCTATTGAATATATGCGTGATTCTTGAATTTcgatattatgttacatgTGCGATATTTGATAGTATACGGAGTAAAAATTCACCTAAAACGGCAACTTTAGTCATTACTCATCAGTGGTATATGATTGATCCATGAGTGTTATGCGAAAACAAATGTCTGTGCATctctaataatatacgtaacacATTATAGATACTTAATAGAGTCAATAGAGATGGTATTATTTGAATGGCTGCGaatttatcagtttttttatatactacaaaatatattaaaattcgatGCTGTAGATATAATGATTAGATTAACAAGACGTTTcccaaacaatattatgttattcaaaaaagaaGTTATACAATTCtgaaattgtattcattatatttcgcCACACAACtcgatatgaataataattaaacattaagttaataagtcataattgataaaacttatttatttaaaaattggtgTGTATGAATTACCGTCCAAAAAACAAGTGTATTTTTCGTGCACGTATGCTTTCTTTCCAAAAAACCGCAACAAAGGGGagcagtgtatattataatatttatatgttccTATCCCGACCGTGAATATCTTACACCGTATAGTTTAGTctgaataaaagtatataaattaaagatgaGAGAAAAATTAGAACGGTTTTATTGTCAATTAACAAACGCAACGACATCGAAgacaatattttctaatgaTAATTCATTAGAAAAGGTAAtcggaaacaaaaaaaaatattgtgaaaaagcaaaaaaaaaaaaaaaatgaaaatgaaaatacaatttcagttCAGATACGCGCACTGGTTGGCTTCGGAAGTAGTGGTGGAGATCGAAGAACAGGGAGAAGATAGTGTGATCACGGGCTGTATGAGGCTGTAAGCGCCCATCGAACCGGTGGTATTGCGCACGTAGTCGGCAAAGTTGTTTCTGAGCACGTAAATGAATCCGCCGTAGCCGGGGGCCACGTGCACCGGGGCCCGGCAGTCCCGGCCTTTGGACACCAGCTGAAAGCCAATCTGGTGAAACGGGCCGTAGTTGGCGTCCCACGACCATATCTCGTTCTCGGTGGGCCGTCGGAAGTACATCCGGCTACCGGTGTCGGTGCCGAGCACGGTGATCTGGTAAGGTTTATGTCCCACCTCGACTATGGCCGGCTGGGCCGCGTCCAACGTACATCGGTCGATGTACTCGAGGTCGACGGCGAACACCTTGCAACCGGACATGAACGTGGTGTACATCCACGTCTGGCCGTTCGCCAATTGCAGCTGCACCATGAACAGTATGTCCCGCGGCGACGCTTCGAGTCCCGTCGACTTTTGCGGGAAGTCCATGGCCCACTGTGCGCCCGTGTCCGTGTTCATCACCAGCACAGTGCTCCGAGCCGCGTCCGACACGAAAGCGTAATGGTTGCAATCTCCGGTTCGCGAGCGGTACGTCGTAATGTATTGCAGGCAAGACGGAGTCTCGGCACAGTCGTCCGCGGTACCGGCCATTACCGTCTTGATTTCGAACGTCTTGTACGACGACTACGTCGAGAGATGTCGACCAGAGAGGAAAACGATTACACTTTGACAAATGCCCTACCATACGCGTCTCGGTAACGCACCTTTGGCGGTCTCCGGTGGTCCTGATCGTCGTCTATCTCCAATTTGACGACCTTTGCCGGGGCGACGCGTCTCGGACTGTCGGTCATCGTGTCCACCACGCCCACGTCCAACAACCACACCACGTCATTGATGTCGTCCACGCAGAGGTCGACGACGTTGATGAGCGGGGCCGATGCCGAGTCTGCTTCGGCCGACGTCTCGGGCGAGTGTGCGTCGGGCGCGGAAGGCAATGGCAGAACGTCCGGTTCGACGATGGCCCGATCGTCGATGCCGGCGGTCCGGAACGAACCCAACGTAAACGGGACGCCGGGCCGGAAGCGCGGGGACACGACTATCACGCGCCCGGCTCGAGTCATCTGAAACCGACTGTGGATGACGGCTCGCGGGTAGTAAGAACCGTTCCACGCCGGGCTCGTGCCCAGCAAGTGGTGGTCGTAACGCCGTTCCGCGCTGCCCGGCCGGACGCACAACGGGGTCAGTTGAAGCAGGACCAGCAACAGCAGCGATTGCTCCGAGCGCGCGATGACGATTCGCGTATGACGCATGACGGAAGTGCCGttctaaaaacgaaaaatgcgTAATATAGCGCTCGACGTCGTGCAGTTTTCATACATAGTCGAAAGAGAAGGTTTGAGAtccaaaaactaaataataatatattgtgcccAACACAAACTATATTCGGAGCGAAATTCGACGCAGAAAACACTCAAATCTCGAATCGgggaaaaaaaaaccgtaatGACCCACATCCCAAATCTGTgtgcataaattattgtaggtattatGTGCTGAGCGAAAAAGTTTTCCAAAGGATTATATCTGTTAACGCCGCGTGATGAAGATAATCCGAACGTTATGAATACAAATGATTTTGTCAACGCCCGAACGTTGCacacgaaataaataatatttacatcacAGTATATTGCACACATAGTCTGACTATTGATagatgatacataatattataatatgttgtttttaataaattatgcacgTAGATactacaatacaattattgtttatattttattttgaaacgaGTTCACGCCTAATCGCTTTTCTCacgctaaaaaaaatatcataatattatgtttctattattgttatgagattcg contains the following coding sequences:
- the LOC113558171 gene encoding uncharacterized protein LOC113558171, producing the protein MRHTRIVIARSEQSLLLLVLLQLTPLCVRPGSAERRYDHHLLGTSPAWNGSYYPRAVIHSRFQMTRAGRVIVVSPRFRPGVPFTLGSFRTAGIDDRAIVEPDVLPLPSAPDAHSPETSAEADSASAPLINVVDLCVDDINDVVWLLDVGVVDTMTDSPRRVAPAKVVKLEIDDDQDHRRPPKSSYKTFEIKTVMAGTADDCAETPSCLQYITTYRSRTGDCNHYAFVSDAARSTVLVMNTDTGAQWAMDFPQKSTGLEASPRDILFMVQLQLANGQTWMYTTFMSGCKVFAVDLEYIDRCTLDAAQPAIVEVGHKPYQITVLGTDTGSRMYFRRPTENEIWSWDANYGPFHQIGFQLVSKGRDCRAPVHVAPGYGGFIYVLRNNFADYVRNTTGSMGAYSLIQPVITLSSPCSSISTTTSEANQCAYLN